The Alicyclobacillus vulcanalis genome has a segment encoding these proteins:
- a CDS encoding thermostable hemolysin, translating into MQSTVMKDKTVPASREINVCIANTAEEIQKAMEFCGRKYEEAYGSRWKNAPDILFVAYENHEIVATLGLELGKNHREFGAERYFMLTPRMRAFLDTHRYTMGELGRFSSIRREAARAVFHAAITYALESGLEFLVAWANPGVYNHLASYHGIPFWVVDVPVNAAGVENDMEWTTPPRGFFFREEPPKLLLSIAAFWDLVNKKLAGEHRGEIILLR; encoded by the coding sequence ATGCAATCGACTGTCATGAAGGATAAAACGGTTCCAGCCAGTCGCGAAATCAATGTGTGCATTGCGAATACAGCCGAGGAAATCCAAAAAGCGATGGAATTTTGCGGTCGCAAGTATGAGGAAGCTTACGGTAGTAGATGGAAAAATGCACCTGACATTCTGTTCGTTGCGTACGAAAATCACGAAATAGTAGCAACGTTAGGCCTGGAACTAGGAAAGAATCACAGAGAGTTCGGGGCGGAAAGGTATTTTATGCTCACCCCCCGAATGAGAGCATTCCTGGATACTCACCGTTACACAATGGGTGAATTGGGGCGGTTTTCATCCATTCGCCGTGAAGCAGCCCGGGCAGTATTTCATGCTGCAATTACGTACGCGCTCGAAAGTGGCTTGGAGTTCCTCGTTGCATGGGCCAATCCCGGCGTATACAATCACCTTGCCTCATACCACGGCATTCCATTTTGGGTTGTGGATGTACCGGTCAATGCGGCGGGCGTAGAAAATGACATGGAATGGACAACTCCTCCGAGGGGATTCTTCTTCAGGGAAGAACCTCCGAAGTTACTATTAAGCATCGCCGCGTTTTGGGATCTGGTCAACAAGAAATTGGCAGGCGAACACAGGGGTGAAATCATTTTATTACGCTAG
- a CDS encoding IS607 family transposase: protein MKLSDWARKNGISYKTAWRWVKEGRMPVPFEQTPSGTILVHEPEPSTTNAVALYARVSSADQKADLDRQIARLMEFAMEQKLVVVKAVTEIGSGLNGHRPKLMKLLSDPNAHTIVVEHRDRLMRFGFEYVEAALAAQGRRILVVEPGEVKDDLVQDMIEVLTLFCARLYGRRSARHRAKRALEVLEREDSSGVSV, encoded by the coding sequence ATGAAACTAAGTGATTGGGCAAGAAAGAATGGAATCTCGTACAAGACCGCCTGGCGTTGGGTAAAAGAAGGCCGGATGCCCGTGCCTTTTGAGCAAACTCCTTCGGGCACCATCCTCGTCCACGAACCCGAGCCTTCCACGACGAATGCCGTGGCCTTGTATGCGCGCGTGTCAAGCGCCGACCAAAAAGCCGATTTGGATCGCCAAATCGCACGGCTCATGGAATTTGCAATGGAACAGAAGCTTGTCGTGGTCAAGGCGGTTACGGAAATCGGCTCGGGACTCAACGGGCATCGACCGAAGCTCATGAAACTGCTGTCCGATCCAAATGCCCATACGATTGTGGTGGAGCATCGGGATCGGCTCATGCGGTTCGGGTTTGAATACGTCGAGGCGGCTTTGGCGGCTCAAGGCCGACGAATTCTCGTCGTGGAGCCAGGCGAGGTCAAGGACGACTTGGTGCAAGACATGATCGAAGTCCTCACGTTGTTTTGCGCGCGGTTGTACGGGCGGCGTTCCGCTCGTCACCGCGCCAAGCGCGCTTTGGAGGTTCTCGAGCGTGAAGATTCATCGGGCGTATCGGTATGA
- a CDS encoding RNA-guided endonuclease InsQ/TnpB family protein, with protein MKIHRAYRYELAPNRMQRALLAKHAGVARFAYNWGLARRIALHEETGQSTNAIEQHRELNRLKKTDFPWMYEVSKCAPQEALRDLDRAFQHFFRGLKEGRKVGFPRFKKKGRDDSFRLTGSIRVLDNAVQLPRLGRIRLKEKPHVEGRILSATVKREADRWYVSLAAETEIPDPVPPSGEPVGVDLGVSWFLTLSDGTKIEAPKPLRRYLRRLERLSKRHSRKKPGSRNRRKSALALARLHRKIRNIRQDFLHKVTTELAKTKRAIVMEDLHVRGMVQNRALARAISDMGFGEFRRMLTYKCAWYGSELIVAPRFYASSKTCSACGYVISELPLSVREWTCPACSTRHDRDINAAKNLLRIGTASSAGSDACGDPSGGAALGC; from the coding sequence GTGAAGATTCATCGGGCGTATCGGTATGAGTTGGCGCCGAATCGGATGCAACGGGCCCTGCTTGCGAAGCACGCAGGTGTGGCCCGATTTGCGTACAATTGGGGGCTTGCCCGACGCATCGCGCTCCATGAAGAGACGGGGCAAAGCACGAACGCCATCGAACAGCACCGGGAACTCAACCGCCTGAAGAAAACCGACTTCCCGTGGATGTACGAGGTCTCCAAGTGCGCTCCGCAGGAAGCGCTGCGGGACTTGGATCGCGCGTTTCAACACTTTTTTCGCGGATTGAAGGAGGGGCGCAAGGTCGGATTCCCTCGGTTCAAGAAAAAAGGGCGCGACGATTCGTTTCGCCTGACGGGTTCGATTCGCGTCTTGGACAACGCCGTACAACTGCCTCGGCTCGGGCGGATTCGGCTGAAAGAGAAACCGCATGTCGAAGGCCGAATCTTGTCGGCGACGGTAAAGCGGGAGGCGGACCGATGGTATGTGAGTTTGGCGGCAGAAACGGAGATTCCCGACCCTGTGCCGCCTTCGGGCGAGCCGGTGGGTGTGGATTTGGGGGTTTCGTGGTTTCTCACGTTGTCCGACGGGACGAAAATCGAGGCGCCAAAGCCGTTGCGCCGATACCTTCGCCGCTTAGAGCGGCTGTCGAAGCGGCATAGCCGAAAGAAACCCGGCTCGCGAAATCGGCGGAAGTCGGCGTTGGCGCTTGCTCGGCTGCACCGGAAGATCCGCAACATACGGCAGGACTTTTTGCACAAGGTGACGACGGAGCTCGCGAAAACCAAGCGAGCGATCGTCATGGAAGACCTGCATGTGCGAGGCATGGTGCAGAATCGAGCGTTGGCGCGAGCCATTTCGGACATGGGTTTTGGCGAGTTTCGGCGAATGCTGACGTACAAGTGCGCGTGGTATGGTTCGGAACTCATCGTGGCGCCGCGGTTTTACGCGAGCAGCAAGACGTGCTCGGCGTGCGGGTACGTGATAAGCGAGTTGCCATTGTCGGTGCGGGAGTGGACGTGCCCGGCGTGCAGCACGCGGCATGACCGCGACATCAACGCAGCGAAAAATCTTTTGAGAATCGGTACCGCGAGTTCCGCGGGAAGTGACGCCTGTGGAGATCCCTCTGGCGGGGCGGCCTTGGGCTGCTAG
- a CDS encoding putative toxin-antitoxin system toxin component, PIN family, producing the protein MRVVLDTNVLISGLLLPHSVPGRIVQAWRSAQYALVISESMLDELERVLSYPKIQRRLQWSPGEIRRFVSLFRYYSDVVVVDESLCVELKNSLRDDMDVHVLATCIAGKANWLVSGDEDLLTVRDRYPVRSPAEFVAMLSP; encoded by the coding sequence ATGAGGGTGGTTCTGGACACGAACGTCTTGATTTCGGGGCTCCTCCTCCCTCACAGTGTACCGGGTCGCATCGTGCAAGCATGGCGATCTGCCCAGTATGCGCTCGTGATATCTGAATCCATGCTGGACGAACTTGAACGAGTACTCAGTTACCCGAAGATCCAACGACGTCTGCAATGGTCGCCGGGCGAAATCCGCCGCTTCGTGTCGCTATTTCGATACTACTCGGATGTAGTCGTTGTGGACGAAAGCTTATGTGTAGAACTCAAAAACAGCCTGCGTGACGACATGGACGTGCACGTTCTCGCGACGTGCATCGCCGGCAAAGCGAATTGGCTCGTTTCTGGCGACGAAGACCTGTTGACCGTCCGCGACCGATATCCTGTGCGCAGCCCGGCCGAATTTGTTGCCATGCTGAGCCCTTGA
- a CDS encoding type II toxin-antitoxin system Phd/YefM family antitoxin: MVREVSAMEMRKQFGDLLNEVHYRHNAIVITKAGKPVGALIDMELFEKIRMMEDEFRRMTDELVHVYADVDTAVAESEIQEAIKASKQS, from the coding sequence ATGGTCCGCGAAGTGTCAGCTATGGAGATGCGTAAACAGTTCGGGGATTTGCTCAACGAGGTGCACTATCGGCACAACGCCATTGTAATTACAAAAGCGGGCAAGCCAGTTGGCGCCCTGATTGACATGGAGCTATTCGAGAAAATTCGCATGATGGAGGATGAATTCCGCCGAATGACCGACGAGCTCGTCCACGTCTACGCGGATGTTGACACAGCCGTTGCGGAAAGTGAGATTCAAGAAGCTATCAAGGCGTCGAAGCAATCATGA
- a CDS encoding AbrB/MazE/SpoVT family DNA-binding domain-containing protein, translating to MKKSVGIVWVSDNQFRVTLPKSIRDVLDLPAKSSVEIFLDDNCVVMRKYSPGCVFCGQVDGTTLYRHRPICETCRQELAQWSRERTSVPR from the coding sequence GTGAAAAAGTCGGTCGGAATTGTATGGGTATCTGATAATCAGTTCAGAGTAACTCTGCCGAAGTCAATCCGTGACGTGCTCGATCTTCCCGCGAAGTCCAGCGTGGAAATTTTCCTTGACGATAATTGCGTTGTCATGCGCAAGTATTCACCCGGATGCGTGTTCTGCGGCCAAGTCGACGGTACAACGTTGTACCGTCATCGCCCGATCTGTGAGACGTGCAGACAGGAGCTCGCCCAGTGGAGCCGCGAACGTACGTCTGTGCCTCGTTGA